The genomic DNA GGCCGTTCGCGAGCGTGACGCTGGCTCCGCTCAGTCGGTTCGCGCCGACTCGTCCGTGGCCGACGAGTCCTCGAACGGCGCGCGTCCCTCGGTCCCGGCGACGCCGCCGGCCGACTCCGGTGCGTGGACGACGTTGCCGACGGTGAACGTCGTGCCGGTGTCGTCCGAGTCGACCGAGACCGTCCAGTCGTGGCCCGCGACGATCCGTTCGACGATCACAAGTCCGAACCCCTCGGCTTCGCCGAACGGGTCCGCGGCCACGTCCGCTGGGAGTCCACCCGCGTCGTCTGCGACCGTGAACCCGTCGCCGTCGGGTGCGTCCGCGACGGTCACGGTCACGTCGCCGGGACCGTGTTCGAGGCTGTTCCGGAACAGGTTCTCGAACAGCTGCCGGAGTCGCGAGCGGTCCGCGTAGATCACCGCCTCGGTGTCGACGACGAGCGTCGGGGAGCGGTGGTCCTCGTCGCCGTCTTCGTCCTCATCCCCGTCCGTCGCGACGCCGTCCCACGCGTCGCGGGTGACGGCGCGGAGCGCGACGACCTCCCGTTCGCCCACGTCCGTCCCCTCGCGAGCCAGTGTGAGCAGGTCGTCGATCATCTCGGCCATCCGTGTGAGTGACTCGTCGACCGTCCGGAGGTGTTCCGCCTCCTCCCCGTCGGCGCGCGCCAACAGCGAGTCCGTGTAGCCGCGGGCGACGCTGAGTGGGTTCCGGAGGTCGTGAGCGACCACGCCCGCGAACTCGTCGAGCCGTTCGTTCTCGGCGCGGAGTTCGCGGTGGTGGCGGTCGCGTTCGATCTCGCCGCCGACGTACGCCGCCAGCAGCGAGACGAACCGGCGCTCGGACTCGGAGAACGGCTCCGCACGGGGTGACTCGCTCGCGAAACAGAGCGTCCCGTACGTCTCCCCGTCGACGACCAGCGGTGCGCCGATGTAACACCGGAGGTCGCTCTCCGTCACCGCCGGATCGTCTGCGGCCGCCGTCTCCGTCGCGTCGGCGACCGCGAGCGGCGAGCGGTCGGCCACGACGTGGCGACACCACGTCGCGGAGAGGTCCGACACCGACCCGGGAGCGAACGCGCCGCCGTCGACCGTCGACGCCAGCACCTCGTAGTCGCCGTCGGCAGTGTACGTGACGAACCCGTCGGCCGCACCCAGGCGCTCGCAACCGACGGCCAACACCCGTCCGATCGTCTCGTCGGTGTCGAGTGACCTGTCGACGACGAGTTCGTACAGGTCGCGGAAGTAGTCGTGTTCGTCCACGTGCCTTCTCGGTGCCGTCTTCGGCGTCCGGCGGATTGAATCCCCGTCGTGGCCGGCTCGCAGCGCGGGGAGAAAGGTGTATCAACCCCGCACGGCGAGGTGCGAGCAGATGTCTCCGTCGGGGTTCTGGGACCGCGAGTGGCTCGTCGACCACGAGCCGGCACAGTTCACGCGGCTGTGGGTCGTCGCGACGACGACGTACGGCGTCGGCGACGTGGTGACGACGCTCGCACTCGTCTCGTTCGTCCCGTGGGTGCGGGAGGGGAACCTCCTGTTGCGGTCCGTGGTCGAGTCCGCCGGACTCTGGGGGCTGGTGGCGGTGAAACTGCTCGTGTTCTTCGTCGCGATCGGTGTGTCGGTGTACGGCGACCGCGTCGGCGACCGGTTCCTCTACTACCTCCCGCCGGTGACGCTGTCGC from Halobaculum sp. MBLA0147 includes the following:
- a CDS encoding GAF domain-containing sensor histidine kinase, whose translation is MDEHDYFRDLYELVVDRSLDTDETIGRVLAVGCERLGAADGFVTYTADGDYEVLASTVDGGAFAPGSVSDLSATWCRHVVADRSPLAVADATETAAADDPAVTESDLRCYIGAPLVVDGETYGTLCFASESPRAEPFSESERRFVSLLAAYVGGEIERDRHHRELRAENERLDEFAGVVAHDLRNPLSVARGYTDSLLARADGEEAEHLRTVDESLTRMAEMIDDLLTLAREGTDVGEREVVALRAVTRDAWDGVATDGDEDEDGDEDHRSPTLVVDTEAVIYADRSRLRQLFENLFRNSLEHGPGDVTVTVADAPDGDGFTVADDAGGLPADVAADPFGEAEGFGLVIVERIVAGHDWTVSVDSDDTGTTFTVGNVVHAPESAGGVAGTEGRAPFEDSSATDESARTD